From Rutidosis leptorrhynchoides isolate AG116_Rl617_1_P2 chromosome 3, CSIRO_AGI_Rlap_v1, whole genome shotgun sequence, a single genomic window includes:
- the LOC139902367 gene encoding uncharacterized protein, producing MWVSVIKSIHGNVFNKTEGNSVWTSIVRLCSKTVDDNLLPPNLIRMDVGNGRSVKFWHDLWCGDSCLASRYNRLFHLDVNKNDSVADKWVNGDWQWVWSREEIGSRNLALLNSLRHEFNQVFICEREDKWVFSPASDGLFSVKKTRDIIDSRNLITSNTSTVWFKFIPRKVNVFLWRFRLNALPLRWNLSAKGIEINSIVCPVCNNGVEDLSHLFFGCSFALDIWYKSRLWMDCGFPCLHSWDDLFSWFGASSFTNGMKDKVIGIVVTILWALWRFRNGIVFNESFSSRSSFFDVIRLLSFHWLKNRGHRVSNWNTWLSVPL from the coding sequence ATGTGGGTTTCAGTTATTAAGTCGATTCATGGTAACGTTTTCAATAAGACAGAAGGTAATTCCGTTTGGACATCGATTGTTCGCTTATGTTCTAAAACTGTCGACGATAATTTGTTGCCTCCCAATCTCATTCGTATGGATGTGGGAAATGGGAGGAGTGTGAAATTTTGGCATGATCTTTGGTGCGGTGATTCATGTTTAGCTTCTCGGTATAATCGTTTATTTCATCTAGACGTAAATAAAAATGACTCAGTCGCAGATAAATGGGTTAATGGAGATTGGCAATGGGTGTGGTCTAGAGAAGAAATTGGTAGTCGTAATCTTGCGCTATTAAATTCTCTTCGTCATGAGTTCAATCAAGTTTTTATTTGCGAACGGGAAGATAAATGGGTGTTTTCTCCAGCGTCGGACGGTTTATTCTCGGTGAAGAAAACACGGGATATTATAGATAGCAGGAACCTTATTACTTCGAACACTTCTACGGTTTGGTTTAAATTTATCCCCCGAAAAGTGAATGTTTTTTTGTGGAGGTTTAGACTGAATGCTCTCCCCTTGCGTTGGAATCTCTCCGCGAAAGGTATAGAGATTAATTCGATCGTGTGTCCGGTTTGTAACAACGGTGTGGAGGATCTTTCGCATCTGTTTTTTGGGTGTTCGTTTGCCTTGGATATATGGTATAAGTCTCGACTTTGGATGGATTGTGGGTTTCCTTGCTTGCATTCGTGGGACGATTTATTTTCATGGTTTGGTGCGTCTTCTTTTACTAACGGGATGAAAGACAAAGTTATTGGGATCGTGGTCACCATTTTATGGGCTCTTTGGCGATTCAGGAACGGCATCGTGTTTAACGAAAGTTTTTCTAGTAGAAGTAGCTTTTTTGATGTTATTAGATTACTTTCTTTCCATTGGCTTAAAAACAGAGGTCATAGAGTTTCAAATTGGAACACTTGGCTCTCTGTTCCTTTGTAA
- the LOC139899063 gene encoding LOB domain-containing protein 12-like: MGSGSSPCASCKLLRRRCAKDCVFAPYFPPDDPHKFAIVHKVFGASNVSKMLQELPVHQRGDAVSSLVYEANARMRDPVYGCVGAISYLQNQVSQLQMQLAVAQAEILCIQMQHEPELPAITNHHPSMIDCDAKSLLLSGSNTNDFGEQIMPQFLSYTSNNNIMQDPLKRECHWT; encoded by the exons ATGGGATCAGGAAGCTCACCTTGTGCCTCTTGCAAATTGTTGCGGCGTCGATGCGCTAAAGACTGCGTTTTTGCTCCTTATTTCCCTCCTGATGATCCTCATAAATTTGCCATTGTTCATAAGGTTTTTGGTGCTAGTAATGTTAGCAAGATGTTGCAG GAACTTCCAGTGCACCAAAGAGGAGATGCAGTTAGCAGTTTGGTGTATGAAGCAAATGCAAGAATGAGAGATCCTGTTTATGGTTGTGTTGGTGCAATTTCCTACTTACAAAATCAAGTTTCTCAACTACAAATGCAACTTGCAGTTGCTCAAGCTGAGATCTTGTGCATCCAAATGCAACACGAGCCCGAGTTACCGGCTATAACAAACCATCATCCGTCAATGATCGATTGTGATGCTAAATCATTGTTGTTATCGGGAAGTAATACTAATGATTTTGGTGAACAGATCATGCCACAGTTCTTGAGCTACACTTCAAATAATAACATA